In a genomic window of uncultured Flavobacterium sp.:
- a CDS encoding outer membrane beta-barrel family protein has translation MNIYLPLKLFLIVLLFCFSLIGNAQTETPKDSISNKLNEVVIAQNKKTFTNTNGNIKVDVANSIYNSIPNSVDLLAKLPTVQISSDKENITVVGKGNPLIYIDNQKVGMNDLNALAVADIKTIEIIQNPSSKYEAEGRSVILITRKFSKKDSFRTEISEVASFKKNYNNYLGFNSNFKKNKLELKANFNYNRLNPWENHSIDYQIPSADIASKYDVTADTKRKQYVFGAGLFYKINEDDYFSFSVNSKLQSDIFPINTITNNKNKEVENHVVTFTDNDSKKNFVNAFLNYQKRLKSIDTQIFTGLQYSNFDQRLFTEVNNNFNDTQFELMQIRDQKFQINYFSGRIDVEKKLKNELKFEAGGLYSSANSKSDVAIFYTENNRNELSNYDFKEENLSGYTQLSGKIKKVNFSLGFRVENSSIIGKFRTDALPLLDKNYTNFFPKAEFTFSIDSVKSISVNYARSISRPNYSSLSQGATYINPYFLYARNINLGPTIINEISTSFQYHDKSVKFSYYQAKDPVYNSFSFDTQNNIMTFKDINFDKGSGFTVDFTLPFTYKFWTTTNSLLFVLEKVEDKSAAFLASKPYSYYSSNNEFKLPKDYSFNLNFWGLTKQYTGVFVTNPRFMVDMTVSKTFFKKWNCTLSCNNIFKNNIETEKFTINNINPKARYVVDSHEISIAIKYSFGKIGATEFKEKNIDENENRIR, from the coding sequence ATGAACATTTACTTGCCTTTAAAACTTTTTCTTATTGTACTCTTATTTTGTTTTTCTTTAATTGGAAATGCGCAAACTGAAACTCCCAAAGACAGTATTTCTAATAAGTTAAATGAAGTTGTTATTGCTCAGAATAAAAAAACTTTTACCAATACAAACGGAAATATAAAAGTTGACGTTGCCAATTCGATTTACAATTCAATTCCAAATTCAGTCGATTTATTGGCAAAACTTCCAACAGTTCAAATTAGTTCAGACAAAGAGAATATTACAGTTGTTGGCAAAGGAAATCCGTTGATTTATATCGACAATCAAAAAGTAGGAATGAACGATTTAAACGCTTTGGCTGTCGCCGATATTAAAACCATCGAAATCATTCAGAATCCATCTTCAAAATACGAAGCCGAAGGACGCTCTGTAATTTTAATTACTAGAAAATTTAGCAAAAAAGATAGTTTTAGAACAGAGATTTCAGAAGTGGCATCTTTCAAAAAAAACTATAATAATTATCTGGGATTTAATTCTAATTTCAAGAAAAACAAGCTGGAACTGAAAGCAAATTTTAACTACAATCGACTGAATCCATGGGAAAATCATAGTATCGACTATCAAATTCCGAGCGCAGATATTGCCTCGAAATATGATGTAACGGCAGATACAAAACGGAAGCAATATGTTTTTGGCGCAGGTTTGTTTTATAAGATAAACGAAGATGATTATTTTTCGTTTAGTGTGAACAGTAAGTTACAATCAGATATTTTCCCGATCAATACGATAACGAATAATAAAAATAAAGAGGTAGAAAATCATGTTGTGACGTTTACAGATAATGATAGTAAAAAGAATTTTGTAAACGCATTTTTAAATTATCAGAAAAGGTTAAAATCAATTGATACACAAATTTTTACAGGCTTGCAATATTCTAATTTTGATCAGAGATTGTTTACCGAAGTGAATAATAATTTTAATGATACACAATTTGAATTGATGCAAATCAGAGATCAAAAATTTCAAATTAATTATTTTTCAGGAAGAATTGATGTCGAGAAAAAGCTTAAAAACGAATTGAAATTTGAAGCAGGAGGATTGTATTCATCAGCAAATTCTAAATCTGATGTTGCTATTTTTTATACAGAAAACAATCGAAATGAATTAAGTAATTACGATTTTAAAGAGGAAAACTTATCCGGATATACGCAATTGTCCGGAAAGATTAAAAAAGTTAATTTCTCCCTTGGTTTTAGGGTTGAAAACTCAAGTATAATTGGGAAATTCAGAACTGATGCTTTGCCGCTATTAGATAAAAATTATACTAATTTCTTCCCGAAAGCAGAATTTACATTTTCAATAGACAGCGTTAAAAGCATTTCGGTTAACTATGCCAGAAGTATTTCAAGACCCAATTATTCGTCTCTAAGTCAGGGAGCGACGTATATTAATCCTTATTTTTTATATGCAAGAAATATTAATTTGGGTCCAACAATTATTAACGAAATTTCGACCAGTTTTCAGTATCATGATAAGTCGGTTAAGTTTAGTTATTATCAGGCAAAAGATCCTGTTTATAATAGTTTTTCTTTTGATACTCAAAATAATATAATGACTTTTAAGGATATAAATTTTGACAAAGGATCAGGATTTACAGTTGATTTTACGTTACCATTTACCTATAAATTTTGGACAACAACGAATTCTTTGCTTTTTGTTTTAGAAAAAGTTGAAGATAAATCTGCGGCATTCCTGGCTTCAAAACCATATTCTTATTATAGCTCAAATAACGAATTTAAACTTCCAAAAGATTATTCTTTTAATTTGAATTTTTGGGGATTAACAAAACAATATACGGGAGTTTTTGTGACAAATCCCAGATTTATGGTTGATATGACGGTTTCAAAAACTTTCTTCAAAAAATGGAATTGTACTTTGAGCTGTAATAATATTTTTAAAAATAATATCGAAACAGAGAAGTTTACAATCAATAATATAAATCCTAAAGCAAGATATGTTGTCGATAGTCATGAGATTTCAATAGCGATTAAATATTCTTTTGGTAAAATTGGAGCAACAGAATTTAAGGAGAAAAATATTGATGAAAATGAAAATAGAATTAGATAA
- a CDS encoding HAMP domain-containing sensor histidine kinase: MKQRINLLIAFSVIALIVLSTVQCYLVKTAYDYKVAQFHTEIKNEIAQISNNYSDIDSVIFSKKEALYKNLSENYIKGKKTKLDIKNGVLSNEFQDVLTQRIQRKFERDLPNFKIDFAIVLNKFILYQNAKKADTIFSEKPFIQNKLYGNLASLNHAFLVRNYVGTTNGTYANQDYKLLTEDSMYVSVIDWEMIILRRMTFILILSLLSILTLVTLFVIAIKALIKQKKVSDVKTDFINNITHELKTPLATLGISTKILEQKNIRDNDENFNSIVSTISRQNNRLQSLIDQVMANSLAENEIELQKEKIETEDFLLSIINDFKITFPKINLQTDFQTQKTILVLDKFHLTTAFLNVLENAVKYGSKTITIKTRIVQNQFSISVVDDGIGIEKNKQSLLFEKFYRVEQGNLHNTKGLGLGLYYVDQIIKAHQGSVNVVSDLGKGTQFTILLKV, encoded by the coding sequence ATGAAACAAAGAATCAATTTATTAATCGCGTTTTCTGTTATCGCTTTGATTGTTTTATCGACGGTTCAATGCTATTTGGTAAAAACGGCTTACGATTATAAAGTGGCACAATTTCATACCGAAATCAAAAATGAAATCGCTCAGATATCCAATAATTACAGTGATATAGATTCGGTAATTTTTTCTAAAAAAGAAGCTCTTTATAAAAACTTATCTGAGAATTATATTAAGGGGAAAAAGACCAAATTGGATATTAAAAATGGTGTTCTTAGTAACGAATTTCAGGATGTATTAACACAGAGAATTCAGCGAAAATTCGAAAGAGATTTACCTAATTTCAAAATTGATTTTGCGATTGTTCTCAACAAATTTATTTTGTACCAAAACGCAAAAAAAGCAGACACTATTTTCTCAGAAAAGCCTTTTATTCAAAACAAATTATACGGAAATCTGGCTTCTTTAAATCATGCTTTTCTGGTTCGGAATTATGTTGGAACCACAAACGGCACTTACGCCAATCAGGATTATAAATTATTGACTGAAGATTCGATGTACGTTTCTGTAATCGACTGGGAAATGATTATTCTGAGACGAATGACATTCATTCTGATTTTATCTTTGCTTTCGATTTTAACGCTTGTAACGCTTTTTGTAATTGCCATAAAAGCTTTAATCAAACAGAAAAAAGTAAGCGATGTCAAAACCGATTTCATCAATAATATAACGCATGAACTCAAAACACCTTTGGCAACTTTAGGCATTTCGACCAAAATTCTGGAGCAGAAAAATATTCGTGATAATGACGAAAACTTCAACTCGATTGTTAGTACTATTTCACGTCAGAACAATCGCCTGCAAAGTTTGATTGATCAGGTTATGGCAAATTCGCTTGCAGAAAATGAAATCGAATTACAAAAGGAAAAAATTGAAACCGAAGATTTTCTGCTTTCAATTATAAATGATTTTAAGATTACATTCCCAAAAATCAATCTTCAAACTGATTTTCAAACACAGAAAACAATTTTAGTTTTAGATAAATTCCATTTGACAACCGCTTTTTTAAATGTTTTAGAAAATGCTGTAAAATATGGTTCTAAAACGATTACGATAAAAACAAGAATAGTTCAAAATCAATTTTCGATTAGTGTTGTAGATGACGGAATTGGAATTGAAAAGAACAAACAATCACTTCTTTTTGAAAAATTCTATCGTGTAGAACAAGGAAATCTTCATAATACAAAAGGTTTGGGATTAGGATTGTATTATGTCGACCAAATCATAAAAGCGCATCAAGGCTCTGTTAACGTTGTGAGTGATTTAGGAAAAGGAACTCAGTTTACTATTTTATTAAAAGTTTAA
- a CDS encoding response regulator transcription factor, with protein sequence MKKLLLAEDDFDFAAILKQYLELHQFEVIWAENGEIALDYFKNQTFDICVFDVMMPKMDGFSLAEKIITINPEIPFIFLTARKLKEDKIIGLKLGADDYIIKPFEVDELILRLQNILKRIEQKRSLDGNNIIEIGSYIFDNERLTLNNKNHVQQLTEMEASLIEYLYLNHNQLLKRDQILMSVWKKDDYFSGRSMDVFISRLRKYFNSDPKISIESVRNIGLEFKIKKP encoded by the coding sequence TTGAAAAAACTACTTTTAGCTGAAGACGATTTTGATTTTGCTGCAATTTTAAAACAATATTTAGAACTGCATCAATTTGAAGTAATCTGGGCAGAAAATGGAGAAATAGCTTTAGACTATTTTAAAAACCAGACTTTTGATATTTGTGTTTTTGACGTCATGATGCCAAAAATGGACGGATTTTCATTGGCCGAAAAAATAATTACAATCAATCCCGAGATTCCATTTATTTTTCTAACGGCAAGAAAGTTAAAAGAAGACAAAATCATTGGATTAAAACTAGGTGCAGACGACTATATCATAAAACCTTTTGAAGTCGACGAACTGATTCTGCGTTTACAGAATATTCTAAAGAGAATCGAACAAAAGAGAAGTCTGGACGGAAATAACATAATTGAAATTGGTTCTTATATTTTTGATAATGAAAGACTAACCTTAAATAATAAAAATCATGTCCAGCAGCTCACAGAAATGGAAGCTTCTCTTATTGAGTATTTATATCTAAACCATAACCAGTTATTAAAAAGAGATCAAATTTTAATGTCTGTCTGGAAAAAAGATGATTATTTCTCAGGGCGAAGCATGGATGTTTTTATCAGCAGGCTTAGAAAATATTTTAATTCAGATCCAAAAATCAGCATTGAAAGTGTTCGTAATATTGGCTTGGAATTTAAAATAAAAAAACCTTGA